AAGACGGTTCCTGGTTCGCTCCCCCGTTAAGACATTTCTGTGTTGTTAGCaggttctccctgtgcatgcgggTTGAAACAAATAATGAGCCTGTTTACAATATAAGGAGAAGAATGTACAGATATTTGTGTCTAAATGTAgggagtaaaagtaaaaagttgtAAGACCTCATGTTAAGCAGTTTAGATACCAGAACTGTACATGCCCAATACCTCATTACATCTTctcgctctgattggtccaatcTCATCCGATCACTTCCCaagaactttttaaaaggtTCTGTTCTTCAGAGACAGTTTGCATGGGCAGCTGCCCAGATGGATTGAATTATATACCATACATTGGATATATGGAAGTTATTCTGGCATATCATTAACATTTATGTATTTACTGAATGAATTTCCAAACGAAAACCTCCTAGGTAACTTAATTAGAGCAGGATGATTACATTAATCCTAATCATCAGCTCACATCTGTAGTAGTGGCACTCACTTGAACCCACACGAGATGTTCTGTTTCCAGGCGTCGGGCAGCTTTCTCAGCAGAGCTACTTTTGATGTGAATGCATCAATGTGAGCTACGGAGGAAGACAAAGGGGGGTGAGAGatataccaagaaaagaacaagAGCTAATGAGCACCCACATCAAGAGCTTCATTTCATCATCAATGCCATTCATGGTGCTTATAAAGAAATTAGTCTGTGATGGCTCGCATTGTTGTAGCATTGTTTCAAGCTTGAGTGGGAGGTAAGAAAAGCTTGTTGGTTCTGTCTCCTTTTGCTATTTCCCACTTAAAATGGTGAAGACTGCTTATTTCTGTGGCATCTTCCTTTAATTATAGAGTGTTCAGAGCCTGCAACCAAAGCTGTAAATACACAAATGCCACATGATAAACCACATGCTTGAACCATGATCCTCTAAGTAAAGAAGGAAGTCATATCAGCTGTGCATGTAGCATGACTCCAtatgattaatttttcattgTTGTTATGCCTGTTTTCTCTCTGGTTGTTTCTTAAATGttggtaaaaacattttttcagtatcttcaaaaaaaaatccttctaaCACATTGAAGGTTTAAGATGTCTGATACAAGGTGAtagacacatttttgcaaagctATTTATAGCAGTGAGGCTGATGCAGAACCAGAATACAAACTTCTATCAGAGATTATCCAGCCCAGTGTATCAAGCCTTTCCAGACTGAGAGAGGGATAATACTTAGGGACTCCCGGGTAGAGGATGACATACGCCACCAAGTAACACCTACACTAGTCAACTACTTAATGGAGCTAGTGCAGAAAAGGATGAGTCTCTTCTTAATCTTAACCTACATTTAATAAACATGTGCAAATCAACAATAAGCATTTAAGGGGTTTCACTGTTGTTGAAAACAATGTCTAGCTGATGTCTGCACACTGCTCTCTTTGTAATTCCCCATAATCAAGCATGACCGTAGCTATGGCAACAAAGTAAACTTATTCAGTACACAGTCACAGCAGGACAGTGAGTCATGTAAAGACTATTTCTCTGGTTTGTGGGAGGATCTACCATGTGGATAAGAGAGGAGAGAtcttttttaaccacatatGCACTACTATGATGACTTTCCTGGCAATAAAAAACTCCACAAATTAAAGACTAAAGGGAAACTCTGCTTATGTCATAAATGCTAAGAGCAGTTGGAACATTTATTTTCCGGTTTACACTGatttggaaagaaaagaaacatgaatgaaataatcacCAATGTAGGAGACTGTGCTGGAGTGGAGCATTGTCTCAGTCCATAGCTGGCAAGCCTCACTGCTGCTTAAACACTCAACACCATAACAAAGCTGGTACTCCAGCTTGGGCAGGACATGTACTGGTACAAACtattaaaaggagaaaataaagaacagaaAGAGGTCAGCTGACTCTTCAATATGTGAAATGAAAGTGAATCCTGGAGGATTTGTGCAGACATCTATACCTTGTTTTGGGTGCAGCCTACATTTCTGGTATGGCACAGTGAGACAGAACTGCGCACCATGAGCAACATATCCTGCAGACTGTAGAGCTTATAGAGCAGGTTGCCTTCCTCTGGAGGCTCATAATCTCGTTCATCCTCTGCACTGGCCTGCAGGTCTTCTGAGAGTATTTCTGTGTGGGGCCACAGTGGTTCAGATGTTAACTTAACGCACATAAACACAgctcaaatacaaaaaaaattagaatatttgGACACTAACTTCTGTGCTCTGTGGAAGGGAACTTATCCACAGGTGTAGATTTCTGAGGTAAACTGCAGGTCTCTCTATCCTGGTTCTGGTTTCTCTCTAAATATGATGTTACACAGGGCTTGACCAGGGATGTCGGGTGGGAGTATACCTGGGGTTCTGTACATTGGGTGGGTGGCTTGACCTGGGATATTGCTGAGTGTTTTGCTGAGTCATTGGCTGTGTTGAACATAGCAGTCTGCATTCGCAGGATCTCACCCAGCTGGTCTCCAGATACCTTTGTTCTTTTCGGTTGTCGCTTTTTCCTCATACCTCTCTGAGGGGACAATGACTCTGAATTTACAGGTTCAGCCTCAGAGACAGGCGTAACAGGGGATTCTGCAGAGCTTGGTAAAGTTCTAGGCTGATCTTGATTTGTGGGTGTTGAAACACAAGACACTGCATCATCAATGACCAGTTTCTCATCATCTGAGTCCACTGCAAAATCTTTGTCACCTCCCTGAACAGAGTTCATCGTCATGTGTTCAATTTGTGGCTCAGTGACCTCACACACAGCTGGCTGAATTATCTCCTCTGTTGTGTGATCATTCACTTCTGCCAAAGAGGTGTTTGTATCCTTGTgtgagctgctgctggagcttttGGTCTTGCTTAAAGGTGAACAGGCTTTTTTGCATGTAATCAATGTATCCTGCTCAGTCTGTGTCATTTGCATCTTGGAGATTTTGGAGGGTGTTGTCTCTCCAAATGTCTCTAGGTCAGTGAGATCCACATCAAAGTCAAGACCACTTTCAAAAGACACTAAATCCCTTCTTGAATTCTCctatcaaaacacaaaacagagtCTCATTTCCCTACAAAAACAGGATTACGTGCATGATATTATGTAAATCAGCTTACCCACATGTGTGTAAACTTACCAGTGGGAGTTGCTGCTTGCCTGTAGGAAGCTCTGTCATTACATGGAAAACATTTTGACTCccatttttcatgatggaaaGCTTTAAACTCTCTTCATGGAAGAAATGACTCCTTTCTCTCACGGTCATTTCAGGCTTTAGAAGTGGAGAGTCAACGTAAACCGTCTTCTTCTGACTGCTGCCTGTAAAAATCACATCACATAATATAATGATTGTGTGAAACAGTGCCATCATGAGGCTCCTGAATGTCTATACACTCAGAGTTGTGTCTCAGATTTCCTGACTGTGGTATTTCTTTTGTAACCAAGATTTAAGTGTCTCATCTCACTTAAAAGCTCTtcagtttaagattttttttcactctctgcttttcagaaagtgaaaacatgtgGTTGAATTATACatattgaaacattttaaaagaaatgtttaattttctgaAAGTCAACCAATACCAAATTGACTGAAACATAAACTGGCACTAAACTTCTGGTGCAGAATCCTGTCATCACTTAGTTTTCTGTACTGTTCACTGTCTGTTTTGTGCCATGTAGGTAATGTGATTAGACTTGTGTATCCTTGGTGCTTTGGCTGTTGATTTTAGCTGCTATATTCCTATTAATCAGAGTTATGTGGCTCCCTACCTACTACCCTGGAATTAGATGGCAAATTAGTGTAAATGGCAACAAAGCAGAGAAGGTAGAAATAAAGAGGGTTAATTGGTATTTTTCTAAGGCAATTTTACCTTTTAGAAGCAAAGCTTTAATTTACTCAAATTAAACATCAAACAGAGCGCCATAAGGGCTGAATAACAGTGCTGTACCTTTCATTTGGTTGCATTTGACCCAAACAGGAAGCTCCCATCTTTCCCCAAAGTCAGGGTCGTGGTTGTCTAGCAGCCGGACAAGAGCATCTCGAGTCAGACACACGTGAGGCTCATAGCGATCAGACAAGGTTTTGGCGTTACTATCGCTACTGATTGTCtgcagaggggaaaaaaagatttgGTCACTCTAATAGAAAATCACTGTATCATTCAAAccaacaaagacaacaacacaaCTCTATACAAAAAACTGGACCATGGCAGCACTTGGGTGTGACCTGCCATGTTTCACAGATTTAATTAGTACTGGTTTCACAGAGCAAGACATGAACACCCTCTGGTGTCTTTTGTGAAAACTGCAAGAGCTGAAACAGAGTTACAATAGACCTGCGGTCATGAATCCCATTCTAGCAGTAAAAaatctttgtgcttttttttttttaaatcacagtaaTTAAAAAGGGAGACAATTGCTTACAGCGTGCATGTCCTTAGCTTTTTTAGCTGGAGGATTCTCTGATGAAACACTTTGATAATCCCATGCAAGCTGTGCATCAGCAGGCACTATCTTGTGGTCTGTAATATCCACATTGCCCTGGAGAAATAAAAGGGTACAAAGATGTGAATAAGTGAAGTGAATCAACATCACAAAGGCTGATTCTGCAAATCCAGTTCAAGTTAAAAGGTTCAACAGAAAACTGGACAGTGGCCTTAATGAACAAATTGAGAACATGAAGTGTTAATCCTGTACTTTTGAGACTTGAATAGCTCCAGTGTGATTGTAACACTTGTAAACTACATTACCATGATCAGCAGTTGTTTTTCAAAGGTCAGCGTTAGCCCTGGGTTATATGTTCCCCCTGCCAAACTGGTCATCTCATGGATCTGGTAGAGCTGAGGATATGTCATAATACACTCCAAACAGGCCCTGAAgaattcctgaaaaaaaaaaacaaatcaaggtTTCAGATCAAGATAAACAACACAATGGTAATGGGAGCTTTGATTCTTAAAATATCAGTACCTCTGAATGCTGCATGGCTCCGTTTGATATGAAGTTGTAGTCATCAGCACACactttggcaacattttgaaGGTACCTTGTAAACTCCATCACTTCAGCGTTTACTCGTGTCTGTAAGGCCTGAAATATTTGAGAAGATTGTTTTTAAGATgtaagtagcaaaaaatgacaaaaataaaatcccaTTAAAGAGTGAATGTTGTTACCTGTGATGGAGGagcctttgtgtttttactCATCAAATAGTTAAGATATGTCCTGCTCTGAATGCTGGACAGACTGGACAAACACGGGTAGGGCAGTCTGGGATCAGGAAAAGCATCATCTGCTTCATTCTCAACACTGTCCACAGACATATCTTCATGATCACAGCTGTCCAAGCATGACTTTATCTTGTTGATGTgactgttgtctttaaactctGCAGCTTCTTCCTTGGAGGTCGAGCAAGAAACTTTCACAGCACTAACATCCTCTTGTTTAGCGTTAGAATTTTTTATGGGGCTGGGGGAGGATAAGAGATTGGTTTAACACTCAATAGTCGATCTTTTTAAAACACACCAAATCTGTTTTGATACTCAATATGATAATAAACTGACAAACCTTTGGAGAGAGGCCCATAGTTCTCTGATGTTAGGGGCAAGGGAATATTTGTCATAGCTATCTCTGGTAAAGAAGGGACCTTCAGGGACTGGAGGGTCTTCCCTAAAgttaaaatgagaaacaaaCATAGAGCATTCAACAATTACTCCACATAAAGGATGACTCAGGTGTGGAAGCATTTTCTCCACAATGtaaaagtgctaaaaaaaatgttactaggtccatttaaagtttatttggtttaaaaatCTCACACACCAATGAATTTCACAAATATGTCAGCTACAGTGACATAACAGACTGCTGCAATCATTCAACATTCAGCATCAACAAAATGTACTTCATTtgaaacaggataaaaatgtaGAAGTGGTAGAAACTATGCCTTAACTTGGTGCTGCTTATTGTGgctaatatttataaactgacCACTCTGTGAGCTATAGTCAGTGTGGAGATAGAAGAGTCAAATGAACAAATAATACACTTTACAGATTTTTTATGTCAGATGAGCAACTAAACTGACAGAAAATAAGGGAGGGAGGCACATGCATGCcttaaaattcatattttggGGACTATGCAAGATGTGGAAAATATTAAAGTTTGGAGAATGAGGCTGACATGTATTGTTCAACTCAAACTTAAATCACTGACCGATGTTGCTCCATCTAGTTGAAACAGATaacatgtattttttctgtggtttatttttttatattctacAGCCTCGAGTGATTAATacgatttttatttttcacattttccttGTTCCTTGCTTCTGTCTTGCCACTCCACCAacagcccagatcagtggaaggctgcagtgattgttgtccctctggaactttATTCACTCTCCACACcgaatctctggagctcagtcagagtgaccatcgggttcttggtcaccctTCATAcgaaggcccttctcccctgactACTCAGTTTGACCTGGCGACCAGCTCCTGTAAGAGTCCTGGTTCCATTTAAGAATTATGGAGACCACTGTACTCTTAGGAACCCCTACTGCAGCCTTCCGTAGATTTGCGCCTTGCAATCCCGTCTCTGGTCCCTGCAGGACATTAATTttacctcatggcttggtttttgttctGACATGTACTGTCAGCTgcgaggccttctatagagaggtgtgtgcctttacaAATCATGTTCATTCAGTC
The sequence above is a segment of the Cheilinus undulatus linkage group 9, ASM1832078v1, whole genome shotgun sequence genome. Coding sequences within it:
- the ice2 gene encoding little elongation complex subunit 2 isoform X2, with the translated sequence MDLVWEDPPVPEGPFFTRDSYDKYSLAPNIRELWASLQSPIKNSNAKQEDVSAVKVSCSTSKEEAAEFKDNSHINKIKSCLDSCDHEDMSVDSVENEADDAFPDPRLPYPCLSSLSSIQSRTYLNYLMSKNTKAPPSQALQTRVNAEVMEFTRYLQNVAKVCADDYNFISNGAMQHSEEFFRACLECIMTYPQLYQIHEMTSLAGGTYNPGLTLTFEKQLLIMGNVDITDHKIVPADAQLAWDYQSVSSENPPAKKAKDMHATISSDSNAKTLSDRYEPHVCLTRDALVRLLDNHDPDFGERWELPVWVKCNQMKGSSQKKTVYVDSPLLKPEMTVRERSHFFHEESLKLSIMKNGSQNVFHVMTELPTGKQQLPLENSRRDLVSFESGLDFDVDLTDLETFGETTPSKISKMQMTQTEQDTLITCKKACSPLSKTKSSSSSSHKDTNTSLAEVNDHTTEEIIQPAVCEVTEPQIEHMTMNSVQGGDKDFAVDSDDEKLVIDDAVSCVSTPTNQDQPRTLPSSAESPVTPVSEAEPVNSESLSPQRGMRKKRQPKRTKVSGDQLGEILRMQTAMFNTANDSAKHSAISQVKPPTQCTEPQVYSHPTSLVKPCVTSYLERNQNQDRETCSLPQKSTPVDKFPSTEHRKILSEDLQASAEDERDYEPPEEGNLLYKLYSLQDMLLMVRSSVSLCHTRNVGCTQNKFVPVHVLPKLEYQLCYGVECLSSSEACQLWTETMLHSSTVSYIAHIDAFTSKVALLRKLPDAWKQNISCGFKPSKSLNILHHLLKKLTGLEEGQYLLTHEAGNPFVTILKAATGKVIRGSYNLHQIHSAVPQPPASGIIPWIPVDPAVVLPFHLKHGRVPCTFPLTPIIKKVKNGPSQTNSQGAGQMNQNRNAGACRVSQKRSWTCTRKKADKNDFTQENTVMFTLTVKAF
- the ice2 gene encoding little elongation complex subunit 2 isoform X1, encoding MDLVWEDPPVPEGPFFTRDSYDKYSLAPNIRELWASLQSPIKNSNAKQEDVSAVKVSCSTSKEEAAEFKDNSHINKIKSCLDSCDHEDMSVDSVENEADDAFPDPRLPYPCLSSLSSIQSRTYLNYLMSKNTKAPPSQALQTRVNAEVMEFTRYLQNVAKVCADDYNFISNGAMQHSEEFFRACLECIMTYPQLYQIHEMTSLAGGTYNPGLTLTFEKQLLIMGNVDITDHKIVPADAQLAWDYQSVSSENPPAKKAKDMHATISSDSNAKTLSDRYEPHVCLTRDALVRLLDNHDPDFGERWELPVWVKCNQMKGSSQKKTVYVDSPLLKPEMTVRERSHFFHEESLKLSIMKNGSQNVFHVMTELPTGKQQLPLENSRRDLVSFESGLDFDVDLTDLETFGETTPSKISKMQMTQTEQDTLITCKKACSPLSKTKSSSSSSHKDTNTSLAEVNDHTTEEIIQPAVCEVTEPQIEHMTMNSVQGGDKDFAVDSDDEKLVIDDAVSCVSTPTNQDQPRTLPSSAESPVTPVSEAEPVNSESLSPQRGMRKKRQPKRTKVSGDQLGEILRMQTAMFNTANDSAKHSAISQVKPPTQCTEPQVYSHPTSLVKPCVTSYLERNQNQDRETCSLPQKSTPVDKFPSTEHRKILSEDLQASAEDERDYEPPEEGNLLYKLYSLQDMLLMVRSSVSLCHTRNVGCTQNKFVPVHVLPKLEYQLCYGVECLSSSEACQLWTETMLHSSTVSYIAHIDAFTSKVALLRKLPDAWKQNISCGFKPSKSLNILHHLLKKLTGLEEGQYLLTHEAGNPFVTILKAATGKVIRGSYNLHQIHSAVPQPPASGIIPWIPVDPAVVLPFHLKHGRVPCTFPLTPIIKKVKNGPSQTNSQGAGQMNQNRNAGGKKKKKKNRATRPCRVSQKRSWTCTRKKADKNDFTQENTVMFTLTVKAF